From Mycolicibacterium nivoides, a single genomic window includes:
- a CDS encoding N-acyl-D-amino-acid deacylase family protein, which produces MSYDVIVRNGLWFDGTGAPPQVRTLGIRDGVVVAVSATPLDETDCPDVINAGGKWVLPGFVDVHTHYDAEILLDPGLRESVRHGVTTVLLGMCSLSTVYSDTEDAADLFSRVEAVPRQFVLGALQQHKTWSGPAEYVKVIDELPLGPNIASLLGHSDLRASVLGLDRATTRGVMPTDAELETMAARLDEALEAGMLGMSGMDAAIDKLDGDRFRSRALPSTFATWRERRRLIKVLRKRGRMLQSAPNVAKIHEALNFFLESSGLFGRRRGVRMSLLVSADAKSSPGAVRVLGPGVRLLNRVLGANVRFQHLPVPFELYSDGIDLPVFEEFGAGTAALHLKDQFERNKLLADPEYRRRFRKSFDRRVLGPTLWHRDFHDATIVECPDKTLIGKSFGQIADERGIHPLDAFLDVLVDNGERNVRWTTIVANNRPKYLDRLAKDPSVHMGFSDAGAHLRNMAFYNYSVKLLKRVRDAQLAGKPFMTTEHAVHRLTAEVADWFGVSAGTLREGDRADFVVIDPAGLNDTVEAYHEESVPFYGGLSRMVNRSDDAVVATAVNGVVVFRNGEFREGYGVSVKSGRYLRAGAEQLDHTPV; this is translated from the coding sequence ATGTCCTACGACGTCATCGTTCGCAACGGCCTGTGGTTCGACGGCACCGGCGCCCCGCCTCAGGTCCGCACGCTGGGAATTCGCGACGGGGTAGTGGTCGCGGTGTCGGCCACACCCCTTGATGAGACCGACTGCCCGGATGTCATCAACGCAGGCGGCAAATGGGTGTTGCCCGGCTTCGTCGACGTGCACACCCACTACGACGCCGAGATCCTGCTCGATCCGGGTCTGCGGGAATCGGTGCGGCACGGCGTGACCACCGTCCTGCTCGGCATGTGTTCGTTGTCGACGGTCTACTCCGACACCGAGGACGCTGCCGACCTGTTCAGCCGCGTCGAGGCGGTCCCGCGTCAGTTCGTGCTGGGCGCCCTGCAGCAGCACAAGACCTGGTCGGGTCCGGCCGAATACGTGAAGGTCATCGACGAGCTGCCGCTCGGCCCGAACATCGCGTCGCTGTTGGGGCATTCGGATCTGCGGGCCTCGGTGCTGGGGCTGGACCGGGCCACCACCCGCGGGGTCATGCCGACCGACGCCGAGTTGGAGACCATGGCGGCCAGGCTGGACGAGGCCCTCGAAGCGGGCATGCTCGGCATGTCCGGGATGGACGCGGCGATCGACAAGCTCGACGGGGACCGCTTCCGGTCCCGCGCGCTGCCGTCGACGTTCGCGACCTGGCGTGAGCGCCGGCGTCTGATCAAGGTGCTGCGCAAGCGTGGACGGATGCTGCAGAGCGCGCCGAACGTCGCCAAAATCCATGAGGCGCTGAACTTCTTCCTGGAGAGCAGTGGCCTGTTCGGCCGTCGCCGGGGCGTCCGGATGAGTCTGCTGGTCTCGGCCGACGCGAAGTCCTCGCCCGGTGCGGTGCGGGTGCTGGGGCCGGGCGTCCGACTGCTCAACCGCGTCCTCGGTGCCAATGTGCGTTTCCAGCATCTGCCCGTGCCGTTCGAATTGTATTCGGACGGAATCGATCTCCCGGTGTTCGAAGAGTTCGGTGCGGGTACCGCGGCACTGCACCTCAAGGACCAATTCGAGCGCAACAAGCTGCTGGCAGACCCGGAGTACCGCCGCCGGTTCCGCAAGTCGTTCGACCGCCGCGTGCTCGGACCGACGTTGTGGCACCGCGACTTCCACGACGCCACGATCGTCGAATGCCCGGACAAGACGCTGATCGGCAAGAGCTTCGGTCAGATCGCCGACGAGCGCGGCATCCACCCACTCGACGCGTTCCTCGACGTGCTCGTCGACAACGGTGAGCGCAATGTTCGCTGGACGACCATCGTGGCCAACAACCGTCCCAAGTATCTCGACCGGCTGGCCAAGGACCCGTCGGTGCACATGGGCTTCTCGGATGCCGGTGCGCACCTGCGCAACATGGCGTTCTACAACTACTCGGTGAAGCTGCTGAAGCGGGTGCGCGACGCCCAATTGGCGGGCAAGCCGTTCATGACCACCGAGCACGCCGTCCACCGGCTGACCGCCGAGGTGGCCGACTGGTTCGGCGTCTCGGCCGGCACGCTGCGCGAAGGTGACCGGGCCGACTTCGTGGTGATCGACCCCGCCGGTCTGAACGACACGGTCGAGGCGTATCACGAGGAATCGGTCCCGTTCTACGGCGGGTTGAGCCGCATGGTCAACCGCAGCGACGACGCCGTTGTCGCCACCGCCGTCAACGGCGTGGTGGTGTTCCGCAACGGCGAGTTCCGGGAGGGCTACGGTGTGTCGGTGAAATCAGGGCGCTACCTGCGGGCCGGTGCTGAGCAACTGGACCATACGCCGGTCTGA
- a CDS encoding DUF2304 domain-containing protein: MNWIQALLIVSVLALLAYLLGSRRSARSKAWVKVGFVLFVAAGIYAILRPDDTTILANWLGVKRGTDLMEYVLIIAFVFVTLSTYLRFKDIELRYARLARSVALQNVRVPEDT, encoded by the coding sequence GTGAACTGGATTCAGGCTCTGCTGATCGTCTCGGTGCTGGCGCTATTGGCCTACCTGCTGGGATCCCGCCGCAGCGCACGGTCCAAAGCGTGGGTCAAGGTCGGCTTCGTGCTGTTCGTGGCGGCGGGCATCTACGCCATCCTGCGGCCCGATGACACCACGATCCTCGCGAATTGGCTTGGCGTGAAACGCGGTACGGACCTCATGGAGTACGTGCTCATCATCGCGTTCGTGTTCGTCACGCTGTCGACGTACCTGCGCTTCAAGGACATCGAGCTGCGCTACGCCCGGCTGGCCCGGTCCGTGGCCCTGCAGAACGTGCGAGTGCCGGAAGACACCTAG
- a CDS encoding glycosyltransferase family 2 protein: MRFQDVWIVIPAFNEASIIGDVISDVRSVFPNVVCVDDGSRDDTADLAFAAGAHVVPHPVNLGQGAAIQTGVEYARSRPGARVFATFDADGQHQVKDVIRMIDRLDTDNVDLVVGTRFAGTVTHVPPLKRVILRAAAFLSPQSRSLGLTDAHNGLRVFNRNVADALNLTMNGMSHAGEFIALAAENHWRVAEEPVEILYTDYSKSKGQPLLNGVNIVFDGLLRRRMSR; the protein is encoded by the coding sequence ATGCGCTTTCAGGACGTTTGGATCGTCATCCCCGCCTTCAACGAGGCGAGCATCATCGGCGACGTCATCTCTGACGTGCGCTCGGTTTTCCCTAACGTGGTGTGCGTCGATGACGGCAGCCGCGACGACACAGCGGATCTGGCATTCGCCGCCGGCGCTCACGTGGTCCCGCATCCGGTGAACCTGGGCCAGGGAGCGGCGATCCAGACCGGGGTGGAGTACGCCCGCAGCCGGCCCGGTGCCCGGGTGTTCGCGACCTTCGACGCAGACGGGCAGCACCAGGTCAAAGACGTGATCCGGATGATCGATCGGCTCGATACCGACAATGTCGATCTGGTGGTGGGTACCCGGTTCGCCGGCACGGTCACCCACGTCCCGCCACTCAAGCGCGTCATCCTGCGCGCCGCGGCGTTTCTCAGCCCGCAGAGCCGCAGCCTCGGCCTGACCGACGCCCACAACGGACTGCGGGTGTTCAACAGGAATGTCGCCGACGCACTCAACCTGACCATGAACGGCATGAGCCATGCCGGCGAATTCATCGCACTGGCCGCTGAAAACCATTGGCGGGTCGCCGAGGAGCCGGTCGAGATTCTCTACACCGACTATTCGAAGTCGAAGGGACAGCCGCTGCTCAACGGCGTCAACATCGTCTTCGACGGGCTGTTGCGCAGGAGGATGTCGCGGTGA
- a CDS encoding GDP-mannose 4,6-dehydratase: MRTLVTGAAGFIGSTLVDRLLADGHSVVGLDDLSSGRIDNLQSADSNKDFDFVKADIVDADLLGLLKDTQPEVIFHLAAQISVKRSVDDPQLDSTVNVVGVVRLAEAARQAGVRKVVHTSSGGSVYGTPPSYPTGEDTPTNPASPYAASKVAGEVYFNMFRNLYNLDCSHIAPANVYGPRQDPHGEAGVVAIFAQALLAGRPTKIFGDGSDTRDYVYVDDVVDAFVKASGPDGGGQRFNVGTGVETSTREMHTAIALAVGVADEPEMHPPRLGDLRRSQLDIRRARDVLGWRPQVDLAAGIPKTVEYFRSNSR, translated from the coding sequence GTGCGAACACTGGTGACAGGAGCGGCAGGTTTCATCGGATCGACGCTGGTCGATCGGCTGCTGGCAGACGGGCACAGCGTCGTCGGACTCGACGACCTGAGCTCGGGCCGCATCGACAATCTGCAGAGCGCCGACAGCAACAAGGACTTCGACTTCGTCAAGGCCGACATCGTCGATGCGGATCTGCTGGGCCTGCTCAAGGACACCCAGCCTGAGGTGATCTTCCACCTGGCCGCCCAGATCTCGGTGAAGCGGTCGGTGGACGATCCGCAACTGGACTCGACGGTGAACGTGGTGGGCGTGGTCCGGTTGGCCGAGGCGGCCCGTCAGGCCGGCGTACGCAAGGTGGTGCACACGTCCTCGGGTGGTTCGGTGTACGGCACCCCGCCGTCCTATCCGACGGGCGAGGACACCCCGACCAATCCGGCCTCGCCGTACGCGGCGAGCAAGGTGGCCGGCGAGGTGTACTTCAACATGTTCCGCAATCTGTACAACCTGGATTGCTCGCACATCGCCCCGGCCAATGTCTACGGCCCGCGGCAGGATCCACACGGCGAGGCCGGCGTGGTGGCGATCTTCGCCCAGGCGCTGCTGGCCGGGCGGCCCACCAAGATCTTCGGTGACGGCTCCGATACCCGCGACTACGTGTACGTCGACGACGTGGTCGACGCCTTCGTGAAGGCGTCCGGGCCGGACGGCGGCGGCCAACGGTTCAACGTCGGCACCGGGGTGGAGACCTCGACCCGCGAGATGCACACCGCGATCGCCCTGGCCGTCGGTGTCGCAGACGAACCGGAGATGCACCCGCCGCGACTCGGTGACCTGCGTCGTTCCCAGCTCGACATCCGCCGGGCTCGGGATGTGCTGGGCTGGCGGCCGCAGGTGGATCTGGCCGCGGGTATCCCCAAGACGGTCGAATACTTCCGGAGTAATTCTCGCTAA
- a CDS encoding TetR/AcrR family transcriptional regulator, giving the protein MARTQQQRREETVARLLDAAIDTIIEVGYAKASAAVIAKRAKVSDGALFRHFPTMSDFMAATAREVARRQLELGSKLGADIAAEQPPLPAQLRILRDIAGSDTNTVWHELLMAARTDEKLRAALQTVLAEYIASIYEIAKAAPGMDQFPEDVFAVMLTIVINTFDGAAMVRRVLPMPELEDARIEMLAALLSR; this is encoded by the coding sequence ATGGCCAGAACCCAGCAGCAGCGCCGCGAGGAAACCGTCGCACGACTACTCGACGCCGCCATCGACACCATCATCGAGGTGGGCTACGCCAAGGCCTCGGCAGCGGTGATCGCCAAGCGGGCCAAGGTTTCCGACGGCGCGCTGTTCCGGCATTTCCCCACCATGAGCGACTTCATGGCGGCCACCGCCCGTGAGGTGGCACGGCGTCAGCTGGAGCTGGGCAGCAAGTTGGGCGCGGACATCGCCGCCGAGCAGCCGCCGTTGCCGGCGCAGTTGAGGATCCTGCGCGACATCGCGGGCAGTGACACCAACACCGTGTGGCACGAGCTGCTCATGGCGGCGCGCACCGACGAAAAGCTGAGGGCCGCACTGCAGACCGTGCTTGCCGAGTACATCGCCAGCATCTACGAAATCGCCAAGGCCGCGCCCGGGATGGATCAGTTCCCCGAGGATGTTTTCGCCGTGATGCTGACCATCGTGATCAACACATTCGACGGGGCAGCCATGGTGCGCCGCGTTCTGCCGATGCCCGAGCTGGAGGACGCCAGGATCGAAATGCTGGCGGCGTTGCTCAGCCGCTAG
- a CDS encoding M1 family metallopeptidase, giving the protein MTRSKKAAKKLAPAPVIDPYLPRNGNFGYRVSRYELDLEYKVAINRLAGTATITAVTLAALRSFTLDLSDALAVSRVSVNGRRPAQYRCSGGKLSITLSTALPAGAAMTVVVRYNGTPRPIESYWGDVGFEELSNGALVAGQPNGAASWFPCDDHPSSKASYRIQISTDSPYYALANGELISRKARAGHTVWTYEQAEPTSSYLITLQIGQYESQRLTKTPVPMHAVLPARLRREFDHDFEHQPQMMKLFIKLFGPYPLASGYTVVVTDDDLEIPLEAQGISIFGANHCDGHRGAERLIAHELAHQWFGNSVTARRWRDIWLHEGFACYAEWLWSEHAGGHTAAEWAEHYHERLRDKPQDLLLSDPGPEDMFDDRVYKRGALTLHVLRTRIGDRNFFALLRDWTARYRHSTAFTDDFTGLAAGYTDEPLQPLWQAWLYSKELPDL; this is encoded by the coding sequence GTGACCCGATCGAAGAAGGCTGCAAAGAAATTGGCACCCGCGCCGGTTATTGACCCGTATCTGCCGCGCAACGGCAATTTCGGGTACCGGGTGTCGCGCTACGAACTCGACCTCGAGTACAAGGTGGCGATCAACCGGCTGGCGGGGACGGCCACGATCACCGCGGTGACCTTGGCCGCGCTGCGCAGCTTCACCCTCGACCTGTCCGACGCCCTGGCGGTGTCGCGGGTGTCGGTGAACGGCCGCCGCCCGGCCCAGTACCGATGTTCGGGCGGGAAGCTGTCGATCACCCTGTCCACGGCATTGCCGGCCGGGGCCGCGATGACCGTCGTCGTCCGCTACAACGGAACCCCGCGCCCCATCGAGTCCTATTGGGGGGACGTCGGTTTCGAAGAACTGTCGAACGGGGCCCTGGTGGCCGGCCAGCCCAACGGGGCGGCTTCCTGGTTCCCGTGCGACGACCATCCCAGCTCGAAGGCGAGCTACCGGATCCAGATCAGCACCGACAGCCCCTACTACGCCCTGGCCAACGGCGAATTGATCTCCCGCAAGGCGCGCGCGGGGCACACCGTGTGGACCTACGAGCAGGCCGAACCGACGTCGAGCTACCTGATCACCCTGCAGATCGGCCAGTACGAGAGCCAGCGTCTGACCAAGACCCCGGTGCCGATGCACGCCGTGCTGCCGGCCCGGTTGCGCCGCGAGTTCGACCACGACTTCGAGCACCAGCCGCAGATGATGAAGTTGTTCATCAAGCTGTTCGGCCCGTACCCACTCGCCAGCGGCTACACCGTGGTGGTCACCGACGACGATCTCGAGATTCCGCTGGAGGCCCAGGGCATCTCGATCTTCGGGGCCAACCACTGCGACGGGCACCGCGGCGCCGAACGGCTCATCGCCCATGAACTGGCCCACCAGTGGTTCGGCAATTCGGTGACGGCGCGACGCTGGCGCGATATCTGGCTGCACGAGGGTTTCGCCTGCTACGCGGAATGGCTGTGGTCCGAGCATGCCGGCGGCCACACCGCCGCGGAATGGGCCGAGCACTATCACGAGCGGCTGCGCGACAAGCCCCAGGATCTCCTGCTGTCCGATCCCGGGCCGGAGGACATGTTCGACGACCGGGTCTACAAGCGCGGCGCGCTGACCCTGCACGTCCTGCGCACCCGGATCGGTGACCGGAATTTCTTTGCGCTGCTGAGGGATTGGACGGCCCGCTACCGGCACAGCACCGCGTTCACCGACGACTTCACCGGGCTGGCCGCCGGCTACACCGACGAGCCGCTACAACCGCTGTGGCAGGCCTGGCTGTATTCCAAAGAGCTGCCGGACCTGTGA